The Dioscorea cayenensis subsp. rotundata cultivar TDr96_F1 unplaced genomic scaffold, TDr96_F1_v2_PseudoChromosome.rev07_lg8_w22 25.fasta BLBR01000390.1, whole genome shotgun sequence genomic interval TTATGCAATGTATTCATTCAAGGATGACCGGAGATTAAACCTAAACTCTGATGCAAGATGAGGACACAGATTGCTTGTTGAACTTGTTCCACGCTTGCGTGTATTTCTCACAAACCCCATGTTACATTTcgtcaaaaattaaaaataaataatatattttaaactaaataactaaacaaatatatttagataattaatttaaaaaaattattaatgaaatatcaatcattaatctgaaagataaattattagttttaatatatttaattttagttaatataatttaagtcaaaattttaacaaCTCCGGACAAAATTACTCGAGCAAACACAAATATAGCCATTAAGAGATCCAAGCTTAAAAAGGCAAATTAGCGAGAACATAGCTGAAAATTTGAGCTTAAAGGCAGcttgttcaataaaaaaacattcgGAACTCATGATTAAAAACAAGCCAAGCTCAAGCACATCATATGCAAAAGAcaatagaaggaaaaaaaaactgttaAGCAATGAaagctttaaaaaattttctaacCACTATGTCACAAAGACGTTTCCCAACCATCAAGCTTACTATAATATATACAAAGGCCACATAAAAAAGGTTTGCAAGGTACCTCAAGAACTAATGGTCATACAAGTTCAAACTGAACAACAGCATTAAGGTGTCCGAATGGAACTGAAATAGCATCTATATGCAGTAACTAACAATATAGGAAGAAGAATCTAAAAGTTATGGGATCCCTTCTCCTGAGTTAGGACTATATTTAATCAAAAAGAAATCCTAGAATCAAAGGATCTAATCCAGATTTTCCACCCAATACTTTCTCCTGAAATGGGGCATTTTTATGAACATCCGCCTCCAATCAGGATCAGTGAACTTCTTTAAAACCTTGATGTAGAGATCATTTGGAACAGCCTCCATACTGTCCAACACATCCATGCATGCATCGATCGAGTACAAGTCTTCACAGCATTGAACATTCTGCTTCTCAATTCTGTGCTTTGGAGCTTCTGTCCTAGCACTTACTGATGATGACAGCAAGTCCAAACTAGTGTCCAATTTGTCATTGTGAGCAATTTTATTTGACTTGCATGGACGATCAATTGAGGAGTCAAAAATAAATGGTCGAACAAAACCAATCCTCACTTCAGCGTCGTTGGTCTCATCATTGTTCTCTTTCCATGTTTCCACGTGCTGGTTAGTATTTAGAAACTCTTCTTCTATCTCCTGGTCCTCAGATGTCAGGGGATCCTGAGTAGAAGTATGATGCGACTTTCCTGATGATGTGTTGCTACTGAAAATCTCTCCAAGAATTTCATAGTAATCACATCCCCTTTTCCGAAACTGTTTATATGATCTGTTTCTCTAAACATGTTcataaaacatcaacaaaattttGGTTCTGAAACATCAT includes:
- the LOC120254229 gene encoding uncharacterized protein At2g29880-like, whose amino-acid sequence is MDSKDWSLKNEYAFIKILHDKVKNNKLQTSTFKKPVWEEINRELYEATREHYGVGKLKGKFNRLRKKHREFSTLLAHTSVSWDTVSNTVHAPDEVWQEFFMRNRSYKQFRKRGCDYYEILGEIFSSNTSSGKSHHTSTQDPLTSEDQEIEEEFLNTNQHVETWKENNDETNDAEVRIGFVRPFIFDSSIDRPCKSNKIAHNDKLDTSLDLLSSSVSARTEAPKHRIEKQNVQCCEDLYSIDACMDVLDSMEAVPNDLYIKVLKKFTDPDWRRMFIKMPHFRRKYWVENLD